CGCAAGCCGTTGCGGCTGCCGTCGGTCGCCGTCACCCTGAGCGCGATGTTCGACAAGCGGTTGCGCGGTTCGACCGAAATGGACCACCAGCGGACCAAGCCGTGGGTGGTGGACCATTCCGCGTTCGAGTCTGCTTTCGGACCCTTTCCAGTGACGCCGCACGAGAAGGCGATCGCGGAAACGGCACAGTGGTACCGGTCCGCGTGAGCGAAACGGCAACCTGGGAACGTTCCCGGCCGGTCAGCCGAGGATGGTGCTGATCAACTCGTCGGCGAGGGCGGGCGTGGCGGCGGCGATGCCCGACCACCGACGGGAAAGGTCCAGGTCGAAGGTCAACGGCCGGCCGTGCAGGTCGAGCAGCGCTCCCCCGGCCGCCGGCACGGTCACCAGGGCGGCGATCAGGTCCATCAGCCGGTGGGTGTCCGAACCGGGGTCGGCGAACGCGTCCACCGAGCCCTCCGCGACCAGCGCCGTCTCCAGACACGTCGTGCACAGCACCCGGATCCGGTCGGCTTCGTTCGCCACCCGCATCCACGCTTCCTCGGTGCCGCGCTTCGGCCGCATCATGCACACCGACGCGCCCTTGAGCTTCGTGCGGCCGGTCGTGCGGAACGGCGTGGGGCTGCCCGCGTGCGCGGACCAGGCCCGGCCGGTGTCGAACCAGACGGTGAGGGCTTCGACCGGCTGGTCGTCGATCACCAGCGCGCCCGCGAAGCACGACAGCGGCACGCCGAGCGCGGCGTTCGCGGAACCGTCCACCGGGTCGATCACGAGGGTCGCGGCGGACCCGTTGTCGATGAACCCGGCTTCCTCGGACAGCAGGTTTGCGCCCGCATCGGCGGCGGCCTCAGCGATCGCGGCCTCCACGATCGCGTCGACTCGCATGGTCGGCGTGCCGTCCGCGCCGTCGGCGACC
This is a stretch of genomic DNA from Saccharothrix ecbatanensis. It encodes these proteins:
- a CDS encoding inositol monophosphatase family protein — translated: MNQWPVPAPNLPSDVHPALAATAIAASRAYDQARREFTRVQLREEVADGADGTPTMRVDAIVEAAIAEAAADAGANLLSEEAGFIDNGSAATLVIDPVDGSANAALGVPLSCFAGALVIDDQPVEALTVWFDTGRAWSAHAGSPTPFRTTGRTKLKGASVCMMRPKRGTEEAWMRVANEADRIRVLCTTCLETALVAEGSVDAFADPGSDTHRLMDLIAALVTVPAAGGALLDLHGRPLTFDLDLSRRWSGIAAATPALADELISTILG